The segment atattttttactatttaattattgataaataatttttaaaaaaattcatgtgatTAATTACAtgtagtaataatttaaaaaatttcagagtaattttaaatgagtATGATTTTGATGCAAATGATAACTTTTAcctttgattatttaaaacaccATTCCAGCAAACAGTCTGGACACCAGaattattttaagaaaaatccATTGACATTATAAAAATGCCATGTTGTTCAATACATTATCAGCTAATCATCCAGAATGActagaattacttttttttaaaaaaagtctatttttaattttacataatattgatatatttttatttttatttttaatttttgttatttgaaaaaaataaaataataatataattatttttattttttaccaatttatttaaagtaattatttttttatttgaaagttcatttatcaaatttgtttaataatttgtgtatcgaatcaataaataagacaatttatttaattttaaattatctaaagtaaatattataatttttcttaccTGCCAAGTAACATCACTTGAAAGATTTCTCACTTTGagactaaatttattttttgtagcTTGGAAATAtctgaaatgaaaaaacaatataaatttttagattaataatttttacattgtataaaagcagaaaaaagcaaaattactTACTCTGATCGTACTGGGCTACGATGAAGCCACTGATCTTTTGGTCTACGAGCCCACTCCACAAGAAtgctggaaaaaaataattatctttattaatttatatttttaaaacaatgaattaattttttttaaataacataatgTTGAATAGACATaccagttatttttaaattcagttCCATTGAgcttttcaattgaatttttggcATTATCATGATTATCCAATTCCTGAaaagaatttaatataatttaaaaaaaatttataaaataatttaatgcaaATAAATACTTACAACAATGGCGAAATCATATTGAATAAAAGCTTCGATATAATCTTGACCagattgttgaaaaaatgtttttaaatcacTTTCATTTGTTGAAGCTGGAAGATTACCAATGAAGAtagtttttgataaatctaTTTCTtccatattaaaatttattattttaaaaattacaagaccaattatttatacaagttaaaaataaaaaaaaacagtttaattatttataattaataattaaatgattaataattatttcaacactGATACAACTGACtgagtttataaatttcatgaaaCTAAAGGTGAAACGTTTTACGATTAGGCTAAAACCCACGAAAAATGATTTACTgcgcatttaaaaatatatttcacaattttgtgtaataattttttacctttGTGGCTTTGTGTTTGTCAGTGACTCAGTAACTGTTGGTCATCTAAAAACTGATAAGAGATAACAACACAAACTAATGTTAAATACATATGCAaacgaaatttataaataaacaaaattaactcGAACTAAAATTgagcataaaaataataatgatccaattgtaaaaaaaaaaaaaaaagaatatacatattgcttaattttttctatggatttcatcatcaacacatatttatttattaaaacttgtagtttgtttaaacttttaaaacaaaaaaaaagaaaaaaaaacttgaaaatttatttgtgaaatgattgcaaaatataaaagctttttatatttttaaaattaattatttacaatatttattgattgattaaattaatataaaccaGCATATGCAATTTGAGAAAATTGTTTACATGCCATATCAATTTTTGGAAACTCATATTCAAAGCCATATTCAAGTGTACGTTTTGGTATAACTTTTTGTCCATCTGTCATGAtctaaaagaaattttatcaaaatgttaattatactaccatattttaaaataattaaatgatcaaTTACCTTTGCTCTTTCTTGACTGAACATAATATTGAGAACAAATTCAGGTAATGGAAAAATAGTTGGTCTCCACATTGCACTACCAAAAGCTTTTGTAAATTCTTTATTAGTAATaagctgaaaaaattaaaaaattttcaaatataaatttcgaataacttgtaaaattaaataacaagaaaaaaatgaaatacctGTGGTGCAACAGCATTTAATATTCCCTGTATTTTTTCCtgttcaattgaataaataaataattcaactaaaTCAGAAATGTGAATCCATGGCATGTATTGATTACCAGATCCAATTGGTCCACCAAAACccaaataaaatggaaaaaatatttgtgatatCATACCACCAGTTCTACCAAGAACAACACCAGATCTTATAACAACTTTTCTTGTTTTACTGTCATTTGGAAGCTCACCAGCTGCCTCCCATGCATGTACTAATTCTGTTGTCatattcaagaaataaatcaacataatcaacaacataaaaaaattaaaaaaacaaatatttagtttatataaattgtcgGATATTTTTACctgataaataatcatatttttgaCACTTGTCATCTTCAGAGTACTCTTTACCATCTGGAGGATAATAAGCAACACCAGATATTTGtccaaaatatttaacatcagAATTACGTATagcatttgttaatattttagttGTTCTTATACGACTATCCCatacttgttttttaaaatcatcattccATCTGTATAATGGATCTAGTATATTAACACCAGCAACATTTATAACTGCTGATGTGCTTTTTGGAAGTCCTGATCTTTCAACGTCATCctgtgtttttaaataaaattttaaaattaattttgatggattttttaatcatattgttttgttttttcttttggtaCCCATAGTATGTCATCAGCATGAGAAAGTCTTCTGGTGACAATGCTGACTCTGGTGCCTTGAGATCTTAATGCACATGCTAATGCTGTTCCAATCCAGCCTGTTCCACCACctgataaatcatcataattacataacattaatttcattagtttaactattgtttttatttatttttttaccaattacAACATGATTGAATgacattgttattgttaactGTCATTCacgaaaatcaacaaaaaattgcaataaacttttatataaacaattgttatcttttttacttgttatctttgtttttttttattaaaaaaaaatagatacacACATATGCACACATGTGTAAATAGTCTGGTTAGAGAAAAACAATGTAGAGCGCGCTTGTGTTTTGTAAACATTGTAGACCTCCATGCTCCATGGTAATTGGGGTAATtggtaaacataaaaaatggCAGCTTCATTAGAGAGCTTGGAAGAACAGCTAGaagattttgttgaaaatgttAGACAAATACGTATTATGGTTAGTGATTTTCAACCTCAAACACAATCTGTACTTAACAGTAAAATgtaagtaattaaaattataatttattataaaaaattaagtctagaaatagtaaaatttcatcaacactTGCTGTCAGTTGAATTCAACATGGcgaatttcaatatttaataataaacacaatg is part of the Aphidius gifuensis isolate YNYX2018 linkage group LG1, ASM1490517v1, whole genome shotgun sequence genome and harbors:
- the LOC122860793 gene encoding epimerase family protein SDR39U1 gives rise to the protein MSFNHVVIGGGTGWIGTALACALRSQGTRVSIVTRRLSHADDILWDDVERSGLPKSTSAVINVAGVNILDPLYRWNDDFKKQVWDSRIRTTKILTNAIRNSDVKYFGQISGVAYYPPDGKEYSEDDKCQKYDYLSELVHAWEAAGELPNDSKTRKVVIRSGVVLGRTGGMISQIFFPFYLGFGGPIGSGNQYMPWIHISDLVELFIYSIEQEKIQGILNAVAPQLITNKEFTKAFGSAMWRPTIFPLPEFVLNIMFSQERAKIMTDGQKVIPKRTLEYGFEYEFPKIDMACKQFSQIAYAGLY
- the LOC122860795 gene encoding serine-arginine protein 55-like, yielding MEEIDLSKTIFIGNLPASTNESDLKTFFQQSGQDYIEAFIQYDFAIVELDNHDNAKNSIEKLNGTEFKNNCILVEWARRPKDQWLHRSPVRSEYFQATKNKFSLKVRNLSSDVTWQDLEDHIVKSSATKVIFTDTYMNRQHNLGYVEFETENDFKLALNWLNDSKLKGKRIRLIDNTEVEIRPCCSRNSDSSSCSESGGSGACSRARKRRRRRSSSCDCC